One window of the Candidatus Wolbachia massiliensis genome contains the following:
- a CDS encoding group II intron maturase-specific domain-containing protein, translating to MYPEISTYHFAAGLITTGFDFLGCNVRRYNKKLIIKPSKESIKKLLSKARILIKANIANTQAVLIKLLNSLLRGWGNYYSHVCAKKAFSKIDNEIWHSLWKWAKKRHPRKGLRWIKNRYFKVMGQRQWVFAASICKKKPKEIRYLRLLKLADIPIRRHIKIRADANPLDFKRKKYFDERVKQTKMLASSFSREGSLLLVTPLNMMFSEES from the coding sequence ATTTATCCTGAAATTAGTACGTACCACTTCGCAGCAGGTCTTATCACAACAGGGTTTGACTTTCTTGGCTGTAATGTACGTAGATACAATAAGAAGTTAATTATCAAGCCTTCGAAAGAAAGTATTAAGAAACTTCTCAGTAAAGCGCGTATATTGATAAAGGCAAACATAGCAAACACTCAGGCCGTACTAATCAAGTTGCTCAATTCCCTATTAAGGGGATGGGGAAATTACTACAGTCATGTGTGTGCTAAAAAAGCGTTTAGTAAGATCGACAATGAAATTTGGCATAGCTTATGGAAATGGGCAAAGAAAAGACATCCCCGTAAAGGATTACGTTGGATAAAGAATCGTTATTTCAAGGTAATGGGTCAACGTCAATGGGTCTTTGCGGCATCCATATGCAAGAAGAAACCAAAAGAGATACGATATTTAAGGCTACTCAAATTAGCAGATATACCTATCAGACGACATATTAAAATCAGAGCGGATGCAAATCCACTTGACTTTAAACGGAAAAAGTATTTTGATGAGAGAGTGAAACAAACAAAAATGTTAGCGAGCTCTTTTTCAAGAGAAGGTTCTCTACTGTTAGTGACACCACTAAATATGATGTTTTCCGAGGAATCATGA
- a CDS encoding transposase family protein produces MSLNYHKVNKHPRNFRDITGLKIEEFEKIVKKVRPEWEKLEKQKKRHGRTAKLPTLEDKMLCVILYYRTYITHRFLGCLFNLHNANICRLLKKIEPLLAKKITIKKDRTLTPERILKVLADVTEQQIQQPKESKKRKRSYSGKKKMTTMKTEIVIEESGQILSVSRSYRGKIHDFRIRKQEKLLPTDSIKHADSGYQGWQKLQSNVVIPYKKYRKKLLTEEQKEHNRELASFRMRVENKIRELKIFKILSYVYRNFQKKYNMRFNIIAGLVNLRHGF; encoded by the coding sequence ATGAGTCTAAATTACCATAAAGTAAATAAACACCCAAGAAATTTTCGAGATATAACGGGATTGAAAATAGAAGAATTCGAAAAAATTGTTAAAAAAGTAAGGCCAGAGTGGGAAAAGCTTGAAAAACAGAAAAAGCGCCACGGAAGAACTGCTAAATTACCAACGCTGGAAGATAAAATGCTGTGCGTAATTTTGTATTATCGGACCTACATAACCCACAGATTTTTGGGCTGCCTTTTCAATTTACATAATGCAAATATTTGCCGACTTTTGAAGAAAATAGAGCCGCTACTGGCCAAAAAAATTACCATAAAAAAGGACAGAACCCTAACTCCAGAGAGGATTTTGAAGGTACTGGCAGATGTTACAGAACAGCAGATACAGCAGCCAAAAGAAAGCAAAAAACGTAAGAGATCTTACTCAGGAAAGAAAAAAATGACGACTATGAAAACAGAAATTGTGATCGAAGAAAGTGGGCAAATTCTATCGGTTTCAAGATCTTACCGTGGGAAAATTCACGATTTTCGGATAAGAAAACAGGAGAAATTGCTGCCTACAGACAGTATAAAGCATGCTGATTCTGGCTATCAGGGATGGCAAAAGTTGCAAAGTAATGTTGTGATACCATACAAAAAATACCGAAAAAAGCTACTAACTGAGGAGCAAAAGGAGCACAACCGAGAGTTGGCATCATTTAGAATGAGGGTCGAAAATAAGATACGAGAATTGAAAATATTCAAGATTTTGTCGTACGTTTACCGCAACTTTCAGAAAAAATATAACATGAGATTTAACATAATAGCTGGTCTCGTGAATTTGAGGCATGGGTTTTAG
- a CDS encoding reverse transcriptase N-terminal domain-containing protein: protein MITGKTESAPTNNSKAWNQLSWKKCQKVVMRLQRRIVKAVQQGRWGKVKALQHLLTRSFSSKALAVKRVTENQGKNTAGVDRQLWLTCNAKFQGIKQLKQRGYKPSPLKRIYISKSNGKRRPLGIPTIKDRAMQALYLLGLEPIAETISTPMALDLKDPAQMLLLLAIYYWQVVINFNGYSKVTSKGVLTTLTMNGL from the coding sequence ATGATTACAGGTAAAACTGAAAGTGCACCTACCAACAATTCCAAAGCATGGAACCAGTTGTCCTGGAAGAAATGCCAAAAAGTTGTTATGAGGCTACAAAGGCGTATTGTTAAGGCTGTCCAACAAGGAAGATGGGGTAAGGTGAAAGCTTTACAGCATCTTCTTACACGCTCCTTTAGCAGCAAAGCTTTAGCTGTTAAAAGAGTAACTGAGAACCAAGGAAAAAACACGGCAGGTGTAGATCGTCAACTGTGGTTAACTTGCAATGCTAAATTTCAAGGAATAAAGCAGTTAAAACAAAGAGGATACAAACCTTCCCCGCTAAAACGGATTTATATCAGTAAATCTAATGGCAAAAGAAGACCTCTTGGAATACCTACGATAAAAGATAGAGCCATGCAAGCACTGTATTTGCTTGGTCTGGAACCGATAGCTGAAACAATCAGTACTCCTATGGCTTTAGACCTAAAAGATCCTGCGCAGATGCTATTGTTGCTAGCCATTTATTATTGGCAAGTCGTAATCAACTTCAATGGATACTCGAAGGTGACATCGAAGGGTGTTTTGACAACATTAACCATGAATGGCTTATGA
- a CDS encoding alpha/beta hydrolase yields the protein MSNSKNNIDNNKKKHIIYFPGLTYTFEKEPDKDKSEWNWAAEAGMDVHFINFPGSGKSKGNSLNGQNRVNAGIEVISDLLKQGIHSNNIVLYGSCAGGPIAAEVYKKFKDSNVHLRCIINKSFSSLKKLVVKLLHVSKPKWLFPPIIKFILKCFGWHFKPHTIINDITPYTICFNLENDGFISRQATIGAKIADIETSNRKKDYQKKEVFKGFEEYKELFIEHTNLTKIPKAKNPESKVGVIKKCWNKFLSLLPIKADDIHFSPITELCSSSKHNYTLPELISLFLELTDSYFERKGSLNQEHEKKHLHKNKDLKFVPITQPQFQK from the coding sequence ATGTCAAACTCAAAGAATAATATAGATAATAATAAGAAGAAGCACATAATCTACTTTCCAGGACTTACATATACTTTTGAAAAAGAACCAGATAAGGACAAAAGCGAATGGAATTGGGCCGCTGAAGCAGGTATGGATGTTCACTTCATTAATTTTCCTGGTTCTGGGAAAAGCAAAGGTAATTCTTTAAATGGTCAGAATCGAGTAAATGCAGGTATTGAAGTCATTTCAGATCTTTTAAAACAAGGTATTCATTCAAATAATATAGTGTTATATGGTAGTTGTGCTGGAGGGCCAATAGCTGCCGAGGTTTACAAGAAGTTTAAAGATAGCAATGTTCATTTAAGGTGCATCATCAATAAGTCTTTCAGCTCACTCAAAAAACTTGTAGTTAAATTACTACACGTATCAAAACCTAAATGGCTATTTCCTCCTATAATAAAATTTATACTCAAATGCTTTGGGTGGCATTTTAAACCGCACACAATAATTAACGACATTACCCCATATACAATCTGTTTCAACTTAGAGAATGACGGTTTTATTAGTAGGCAGGCAACTATAGGTGCTAAAATTGCTGATATAGAAACAAGTAATAGAAAAAAGGACTACCAAAAAAAAGAAGTCTTTAAAGGTTTTGAGGAATATAAAGAGCTTTTTATAGAGCATACTAATTTAACTAAAATACCAAAAGCAAAAAATCCTGAATCCAAAGTTGGAGTGATAAAAAAATGCTGGAATAAGTTTTTATCGTTGCTACCTATCAAAGCAGATGATATTCACTTTTCTCCGATTACAGAGTTATGCTCATCAAGTAAACATAATTACACTCTTCCTGAACTAATTTCACTCTTTTTAGAACTCACAGATAGTTATTTTGAAAGGAAAGGCTCTCTTAACCAAGAACATGAAAAAAAACACCTACACAAAAACAAGGACCTGAAGTTTGTTCCAATCACACAGCCTCAATTTCAGAAGTAA
- a CDS encoding IS630 family transposase (programmed frameshift), translated as MPAAYSYDLRKKAIQALDEGESKTAVAKRFKIGRVTLYKWEKRRKETGDFQSKKLGNRGYNHKITDWNAFAEFVKKHGDKTQSEVAKLWGNISRQTIHRALKKIGFTRKKKTYGYKERNEEKRAEFLKVISAKSPEKLVYIDESGIDNTEDYPYGYCRKGERFHALKSGKKTQRVSMIAALNKGKIVAPMTFEGYCDTEIFNGWFEQFLAPILQPGQTVILDNATFHKSKKIVEFAKSVGAEIMYLPPYSPDFNDIEHYWFAIKNRVRRNIPLFKSFRHAVDSAFLHLFPLL; from the exons GTGCCAGCAGCATATAGCTATGACTTAAGGAAAAAAGCCATCCAGGCGTTGGATGAAGGAGAGAGTAAAACAGCAGTAGCAAAGAGATTCAAAATTGGTAGAGTAACATTGTATAAATGGGAGAAAAGGCGCAAAGAAACAGGAGATTTTCAATCGAAGAAACTGGGGAATAGGGGCTATAATCATAAAATTACCGACTGGAATGCGTTTGCAGAATTTGTGAAAAAACATGGCGATAAAACACAGTCAGAGGTGGCTAAACTATGGGGCAATATAAGTCGTCAAACAATTCATAGAGCTCTGAAAAAAATTGGATTTACACGCA AAAAAAAGACTTATGGGTACAAAGAAAGGAACGAAGAAAAACGAGCTGAATTTTTAAAAGTTATATCTGCAAAATCTCCTGAAAAGCTGGTATATATTGATGAATCTGGTATAGACAATACAGAGGACTACCCATACGGGTATTGCAGAAAGGGAGAGAGGTTTCATGCATTAAAATCAGGTAAAAAAACGCAGCGAGTTAGCATGATTGCAGCTTTAAACAAGGGAAAAATCGTTGCACCTATGACCTTTGAAGGCTATTGTGATACAGAGATTTTTAATGGCTGGTTCGAGCAATTTCTGGCACCAATTTTACAGCCTGGACAAACGGTGATTTTGGACAATGCAACTTTTCATAAGTCTAAAAAGATTGTCGAATTTGCCAAAAGTGTTGGTGCAGAAATTATGTATCTCCCTCCCTATTCTCCTGATTTTAATGATATTGAACACTATTGGTTTGCTATCAAAAACAGAGTCAGAAGGAACATACCTCTGTTTAAATCTTTTCGCCATGCTGTCGATTCTGCTTTTCTTCATTTGTTTCCACTATTATGA
- the topA gene encoding type I DNA topoisomerase — protein sequence MALLIVESPAKAKTISKYLSKEFKVAASFGHVRDLPVKNGSVDPDNDFAIKYEIIEKAEKYVKELVKEASKTSDIYLATDPDREGEAIAWNVIEALKERKAINDQNNIYRVVFNEITKKAVQEAIKNPREINMDLVRAQQARRALDYLVGFSLSPLLWTKLSGSKSAGRVQSVALKLVCEREDEISKFVSQEYWSIKAEMQNSKDETFFAMLSHYDNKKLEKFDIKNEEEAKNLVREIESRQYAVSTVERKQVKRNPLPPFITSSLQQDAVNKLYFNVKNVMRIAQNLYEGIDIGGETVGLITYMRTDGFYIADEAINSIRGSIKSLYGDKYLPKSPRKYVKKVKNAQEAHEAIRPTDINRTPTSIKDYLTPEQFKLYDLIWKRTIASQMESAILDQVVVEISSTDQKVILRTSGSSIFFDGFYKVYKDNMDSENEGLLPTMKKGEPCKLISVDPKQHFTQPPPRYSEASIVKKMEEIGIGRPSTYAAIISVLQDREYVTLDNKKFIPSSRGKIVTIFLETFFQRCVEYDFTAQMEEKLDLISNGRANWKQELGHFWVPFFGHVSSVKQMTHDEIFNGIHGLVVDWFCSEEGKKEIGRKCPDCSDGILKLNFGKAGVFLGCSNYPACNHTKEITGSNDNSEYPKSLGIDNVTGHGVVIKKGPFGLYLEFNNESKKKKTVSIPKDINVDDVDLNTATELLSLPKVIGEHPETGKEVKVGLGRFGYYIFYDGKYFSLKKGSKEVLNTQLDEAVQIIANSPRKELKSLGFNEKKKEVFICNGRYGFYIKCGKTNVALGKNADIESIDLKKALELIKGKK from the coding sequence AGAACGGCTCTGTTGATCCGGATAATGATTTTGCCATAAAGTATGAAATTATTGAAAAAGCAGAAAAGTATGTAAAAGAATTAGTAAAGGAGGCAAGTAAAACATCAGATATATACCTTGCAACAGATCCAGATAGGGAAGGGGAAGCAATAGCTTGGAATGTGATAGAGGCACTAAAGGAAAGAAAAGCAATTAATGATCAAAACAATATTTATAGGGTGGTTTTTAATGAGATAACAAAAAAAGCGGTACAAGAGGCAATAAAGAATCCACGTGAAATAAATATGGACTTAGTGCGTGCGCAACAAGCACGCAGAGCTTTGGACTATCTAGTTGGATTTAGTTTGTCACCACTATTATGGACAAAGCTGTCGGGAAGCAAGTCTGCAGGACGCGTGCAGTCTGTCGCATTAAAGCTTGTATGTGAGCGGGAAGATGAAATTAGTAAATTTGTATCACAAGAATACTGGAGCATAAAAGCAGAGATGCAAAATAGCAAAGATGAAACATTCTTTGCTATGCTTAGCCACTATGACAATAAAAAGCTAGAAAAATTTGATATTAAAAATGAGGAAGAGGCAAAAAACTTAGTCAGGGAGATTGAGTCAAGGCAATATGCTGTAAGCACAGTAGAACGCAAGCAAGTTAAGAGAAATCCGCTTCCTCCATTCATTACCTCAAGTCTTCAGCAAGATGCAGTCAATAAACTGTATTTTAATGTGAAAAATGTTATGCGCATAGCTCAAAATTTGTACGAGGGTATCGATATCGGTGGTGAAACTGTAGGGTTGATAACTTACATGCGTACGGATGGGTTTTATATTGCAGATGAGGCTATAAACTCTATTAGAGGATCAATCAAGTCATTGTATGGTGATAAATATTTACCAAAGTCCCCTCGTAAATATGTAAAAAAGGTTAAAAATGCTCAGGAAGCGCATGAAGCAATTCGTCCAACTGATATTAATAGAACGCCAACCAGTATTAAGGACTATTTAACACCAGAACAGTTTAAATTGTATGATCTAATCTGGAAAAGAACCATTGCAAGTCAGATGGAATCGGCGATCCTTGATCAAGTGGTAGTTGAAATTAGTTCTACTGACCAAAAAGTAATTCTACGAACAAGTGGGTCAAGTATATTTTTTGATGGTTTTTATAAAGTTTATAAAGATAACATGGATAGTGAGAATGAAGGCTTGTTGCCGACTATGAAGAAAGGTGAACCTTGCAAACTGATTTCTGTTGACCCAAAACAACATTTTACTCAACCTCCACCACGTTATAGTGAAGCAAGTATCGTTAAAAAAATGGAGGAAATTGGCATAGGGCGCCCATCAACTTATGCAGCAATTATTTCGGTATTGCAGGATCGTGAGTACGTTACACTGGATAACAAGAAATTTATTCCAAGCAGTCGCGGTAAGATTGTTACCATATTCTTAGAAACTTTCTTTCAGCGTTGCGTGGAATATGATTTCACGGCACAGATGGAAGAAAAGCTTGATTTAATCTCAAATGGACGTGCAAATTGGAAACAAGAATTAGGCCACTTTTGGGTACCATTTTTTGGTCATGTAAGCTCTGTTAAGCAAATGACGCATGATGAAATTTTTAACGGTATTCATGGTTTGGTGGTCGATTGGTTTTGTTCAGAAGAAGGAAAAAAAGAGATAGGTAGGAAATGTCCTGATTGTTCTGATGGTATATTGAAATTGAACTTTGGAAAAGCAGGAGTGTTCCTTGGATGTTCTAACTATCCTGCATGCAACCATACAAAAGAAATTACAGGCAGCAATGACAATTCAGAATATCCCAAGAGTTTGGGTATAGATAACGTAACAGGGCACGGAGTGGTGATCAAAAAGGGTCCTTTCGGGCTTTATCTGGAGTTTAATAATGAATCAAAAAAGAAAAAAACGGTTTCTATACCAAAAGATATAAATGTTGATGATGTTGATCTGAACACCGCTACTGAGTTGCTTTCCTTGCCGAAAGTAATTGGAGAACACCCTGAAACCGGAAAAGAAGTAAAAGTGGGCCTTGGACGATTTGGGTACTATATTTTCTATGATGGTAAATACTTTTCTCTTAAGAAAGGCTCCAAAGAGGTGCTGAATACACAATTAGATGAAGCTGTGCAAATTATTGCAAATAGCCCGCGCAAGGAGCTAAAATCTCTTGGGTTTAATGAAAAGAAGAAAGAAGTTTTCATCTGTAACGGTAGGTATGGATTCTACATAAAATGCGGTAAAACAAACGTTGCTCTGGGCAAAAATGCAGACATCGAAAGCATAGACCTGAAGAAGGCTTTGGAGTTGATCAAGGGTAAAAAATAA